One Rhodospirillaceae bacterium DNA segment encodes these proteins:
- a CDS encoding excisionase gives MSIEHSPNRIRPVNWRVNEFCKAHGLGRTKFYELVAIGKIELTKCGSTSLVTDTVARRFQAALEAGEI, from the coding sequence ATGTCAATAGAACACAGCCCCAACCGCATTCGCCCCGTCAACTGGCGCGTAAACGAGTTCTGCAAAGCCCACGGGCTTGGACGGACGAAGTTCTACGAACTAGTCGCCATCGGCAAGATCGAGTTGACCAAGTGCGGCAGCACCTCGCTCGTAACAGACACTGTAGCTCGACGATTTCAGGCGGCCCTTGAAGCGGGAGAAATATGA